One genomic window of Carassius gibelio isolate Cgi1373 ecotype wild population from Czech Republic chromosome A10, carGib1.2-hapl.c, whole genome shotgun sequence includes the following:
- the LOC128021676 gene encoding zona pellucida-like domain-containing protein 1, which yields MHFFSRFRKRSISDESKEIAHTLSPSGTEMERLCVILLLAWKTFIVDAQFNGFNCDANFHSRFPAERDISVYCGVQTITLKINFCPVLFSGYTDTDLALNGHHSDAHCRGFINNNTFPTVVLFSISLSTLEACGNSLVVSTAQGPNAYGNLSLVQIGNIAGYIDTPDPPTVISYLPGLLYKFSCSYPLEYLVNNTQLASSAAAISVKDSNGTFVSTLNLLLYNDSSYVHHLAIPVSGLTLKTRVFAAVKATNLDRRWNVLMDYCYTTPSGNPNDGLRYDLFFGCDKDQQTTVFENGKSQMGRFSFEVFRFVKHKNQKMSTVFLHCVTKLCRSDDCPLLFPICGKRKKRNVPERTAGASDNAVMTAGPIITRIDETPSNNSQLGKPSFLNSPPFKMNSATSALISASAILAVMSTCFFILSMSLLRGKYTPPTPLSGTHNPTFS from the exons ATGCATTTCTTCTCTCGTTTCAGAAAAAGAAGCATTTCTGATGAATCCAAGGAAATTGCTCATACATTGTCTCCCTCAGGCACTGAAATGGAACGTTTGTGTGTGATTCTTTTGCTTGCATGGAAGACGTTCATAGTGGATGCGCAATTCAATGGGTTCAACTGTGATGCCAACTTCCACAGCCGCTTCCCCG CCGAGCGGGACATCAGCGTGTATTGTGGAGTGCAAACCATAACGCTGAAGATTAATTTTTGTCCGGTGCTTTTTTCTGGCTACACCGACACTGACCTGGCGCTGAACGGGCATCACAGCGATGCCCACTGCCGAGGGTTCATCAACAACAACACGTTCCCAACAGTCGTGCTGTTCAGCATCAGTCTCAGCACGCTGGAGGCTTGCGGAAACTCACTTGTG GTCTCCACGGCTCAGGGGCCCAACGCCTATGGGAATCTCTCCTTGGTCCAAATTGGGAATATAGCAGGATACATTGACACTCCGGATCCCCCGACGGTCATCAGCTACCTACCTGGACTTCTTTACAAGTTCAGTTGTAGTTACCCTCTGGAATACCTGGTCAACAACACACAGCTTGCTTC GTCGGCTGCAGCGATATCAGTGAAGGACAGCAATGGCACGTTTGTGAGCACGCTGAATTTACTTCTATACAAC GATTCCTCATACGTCCATCATCTTGCCATCCCAGTATCTGGACTTACTCTGAAGACGCGAGTGTTTGCTGCAGTAAAAGCCACCAACCTAGACAGGAG GTGGAATGTTCTGATGGACTATTGTTACACAACTCCATCTGGGAATCCTAATGATGGGCTCCGATATGACCTTTTCTTTGG ATGTGATAAGGACCAGCAGACAACAGTGTTTGAGAATGGGAAGAGCCAGATGGGCCGCTTCTCTTTCGAGGTGTTTCGCTTTGTCAAGCACAAGAACCAGAAAATGTCCACTGTCTTTCTGCACTGCGTGACCAAGCTGTGTCGCTCTGATGACTGTCCCCTGCTCTTTCCT ATCTGTGGTAAGAGGAAGAAAAGGAATGTGCCGGAAAGAACTGCCGGGGCTTCTGACAATGCAGTCATGACGGCTGGGCCCATCATCACCCGAATTG ATGAAACTCCCAGCAATAATTCCCAACTAGGTAAGCCTTCCTTT TTAAACAGCCCTCCATTCAAAATGAATTCAGCGACGAGTGCCTTGATTTCTGCCAGTGCGATCCTCGCCGTTATGAGCACGTGTTTCTTCATCCTGTCTATGTCACTGCTAAGAGGGAAATATACGCCACCAACACCTCTATCAGGAACTCACAACCCAACgttcagttaa